One stretch of Procambarus clarkii isolate CNS0578487 chromosome 35, FALCON_Pclarkii_2.0, whole genome shotgun sequence DNA includes these proteins:
- the LOC138371204 gene encoding uncharacterized protein, with protein sequence MTSEKRYAVVGFNDRSVGIISTTWIKKSDDETILCWWPRSRHTVSAQKHEKPDTTNWRVHVVSTILSTTDDFDVAKRRCLAAEDTSNVETEDDMGYPRQRKRKPCFKYEEENSENNKRKH encoded by the exons ATGACATCTGAAAAGCGGTATGCAGTGGTAGGCTTCAATGATCGTAGTGTGGGTATCATCTCCACAACCTGGATTAAAAAATCTGATGAT GAAACCATATTGTGCTGGTGGCCACGGAGCAGGCAtacagttagtgcccaaaagcACGAAAAGCCAGACACGACAAATTGGCGAGTGCATGTCGTATCAACAATCCTATCAACAACTG atgattTTGACGTTGCAAAACGAAGATGCTTAGCTGCGGAAGACACTTCAAATGTCGAAACTGAAGACGATATGGGCTATCCTCGACAACGAAAAAGGAAACCATGCTTCAAATATGAAGAAGAGAATTCCGAGAATAACAAACGTAAGCATTGA